CTTATTTTTGAAAAAATTGAAAATTAAAATAATGTAGAGTCGTATTTTGCTTAGTTACATTTTTTTGGGCCAATTACATATAAGTCCACTTTGAGACATTTTTTCCCACATAGATCCACCCCAACATTTTTACCCACATAAGTCCACCCAAGTCTAAATAAGGTTTTGTATTAAGTATTGAAGTTCAACATAATTACAGACTGTCATCCAACAAAAAAAATTAGATTTTCTCCTTTATATTTACAAGAATGCCACTAGTATAAAAAGTCAACAATCACTCTCATTTCGGAACAGTCTCCAGCTGACCTCCGGCGAGGTTTCAGGCGGACCTCCGGCGAGGTTTCCGGCCGACCTCCGGCGAGATTTCCGACCGACCTTCGACGATGACAAAATTACTACTACCAGCTATAAAGCTACTACCACCAGCTACAAAAGCTACTACCACCGCCTACTAAAAGCTACTACTGTGAGGTTTCCGATGAACACAAAAATTACTACCACCAGCCACAAAAGTTACTACCACAAGCTACAAAAGCTACTACCACCGCCTACAAAAGCTACTACGACCGCCTACAAAAGCTACTACTGTGAGGTTTTCGACGTTTCCGACGAACACAAAAGATGCTACCACCAGCCACAAAAGCTACTACCATCAGCTACAAAAGCTACTACCACCGCCTACAAAAGCTACTACTGTGAGGTTTTCGACAAACACAAAAACTACTACCACCAGCCACAAAAGCTACTACCACCAGCTACAAAAGCTACTACTGTGAGGTTTCTAATGAATACAAAAACTACTACTACCAGCCACAAAAACTACTACCACCAGCTACAAAAGCTACTATCACCGTCTACAAAAGCTACTACTGTGAGGTTTCCGACGAACACAAAAATACTACCACCGGCCACAAAAGCTACTACCACCACCTACAAAAGTTACAATCACCGTCTACAAAAGCTACTACTGTGAGGTTTTCGACGAACACAAAAAATACTACCACCGGCCACAAAAGCTACTACCACCATCTACAAAAACTACTACCACCATCTACAAAAACTACTACCTTTAGCAACAAAATGTACCACCGGTTACAAAAGAGAGAAAGAGAAGATATGATGGAATCGGTTAGCAACAAAATGTACCACTGGCTTCAGCTTTATCGGAGAAATGATGGAATCAGAGGAGCAAGAGAGAGAAAGAGAATATAGAGAGAGAGAGAGGAGGTGGACCACGTCATCGGAATCGGTTTGACCTTCGCGTTGATAAGATGCAGTCGAGGCCGAAGCGGAGGTCATCGAGGAGTCTTCGACAGTGGATCCAAAAGTCATCGTCGAGGCGGTGGCAACTTTGTCACGGCGGCGGCGGCGGAATCGAAGTGGAAGAATGGATAGAGAGAAGGTTCAGATCTATGGTTTCCGATCCCGGTCTTCTTCTCTGCCGCCGACAACTGGACCGCCATGAAGGACGTGCAAACCACGACGAACGACGCTTGTGGAGCTCTCAACTAATCGTATTTGGCTCTGGTCCTTATGTCCGATCTGAAATTCTGAATCCGTAAGAGAGAGAGAGAGAGGAACATATTTGGTGTAAAAGATCGGAGGGTATTTTAGGTATATCGTAAAAATAAAATGACATGTTTAGGCTTAAAAGTGGACTTATATGGGTAAAAATGTTTGGGTGGACTTATGTGGAAGAAAATATCCCAAAGTAGATTTATATGAAATTTTCTACATTTTTTTTACCCTTTTTATATGTTGAGTAAGACGGACTTCTTATCAAGCCGGGAAACTTGTCGAAACCCCTTTTTTTACTTCTCCAGCGTTCTATTTTGTGTCGCTCGCACTCCAGAAAATCGAAGGCACCAAAAATCTCAACTCCACCGGAGAGAACTCACCAGATTCGGGTTTTCTCTCTCTTCCCTGGTAAGATCTCCGACGCCCTAATCTTGTTTCTTTCTGTTAAGTGCTTCTTCCTTTTAGATTCTAGACACACTTTCACTCCCACCACTCACTTGAAATTTTCACCCAAAAAAAAACCCTAGCTTCCAAGAATGGACGACGGCGACGGAGCCGACCACATGGATCAGTTCCACCGCAACGAGGCCATCTCCGCCGTCGCCGACGACGGCTTTCTTGCCGAGGAGGACGACGACTACGAGGACCTTTACAACGATGTCAATGTCGGCGAGGGGTTTTATCAGTCTATGAGAAAGAACGAGGCGGCGGTGGCGGAGGAGAAGAAGGTGGACTTGCCGGAGGTCTCGGCCGCCCAGCTACATCAAGGGGCTCCGATACCGAGTTCCGGAGGGGGTGCTGGGTTTGGGAATCAGAATCTAGGGTTTAGAGGGAACGAGATGAAAGGGCCGGTTGGCGGTGGAGGTGGGATGAGGATTGAATTAGGGCAAGCGTCGAGTAAATTGAATGAGTTTGAGCAGCAAAGTGGGGCTCAAGGGATGGGTGCTCAGCAGCAACAATTACAACCGCAATCGCAGCCTCCGCAGCAACAGTTACATGGTGGTGGTGCTGCTGGGAATGTGGGAAATGAGGGTTTCTTGAGGCAACCTGGTGGTGTCGGAGGGGGGAATGTGAACGGTGTCGGTGGGAATAGTGGTCCGGGAGGAGGATTCGGTGGAGGTGCTGCTGGTGGGGCGACATTGTATGTGGGGGACTTGCACTGGTGGACGACAGATGCAGAGCTGGAGGCAGAGTTGTGCAAGTATGGACAAGTGAAGGAAGTGAAGTTTTACGAAGAGAAAGCCAGTGGGAAGTCTAAAGGATATTGCCAGGTAGATTTCTATGATTCTGCTGCTGCCATGGCCTGCAAGGAGGGAATGCATGGGCATTTGTTAAATGGGCGGCCGTGTGTTGTTGCTATAACAACACCATATAGTGTTAAGAGAATGGGGGAGGCTCAAGTGAATAGGAACCAACAGGTATCCCAAACTGCACAAGTTCAACCAAGGAGGGGGCCTAATGATGCTGCTGGGAATAAAGCTGGTGGGAGTGCCATTACGACTGGTGGGAATTATCAAGGTGGGGATAATAACAACAGAGGTTATGGGAGAGCTAACTGGGGCCGAGGTAATTCTCAGGGTATGGGAGGTAGAGGTCCAGGTGGTCCAATGAGGAATAGGGGTGGGATGAGTGGCAGAGGTATAATGGGGAATGGTGGAAATGGGTTTGGGCAAGGTATTGGTGCAACCCCTCCTTTGATACACCCTCAGTCAATGATGGGTCAGGGCTTTGATCCAGCTTTTGGGGCTCCAATGGGAAGAATGGGGAGTTACGGAGGCTTTCCAGGAGCTCCACAGCCTCCTTTCTCAGGGATGATGTCTTCATTCCCACCTGTGGGGGGTGTTGGGCTGCCTGGAGTAGCCCCTCATGTGAATCCTGCATTTTTTGGACGTATGCCCATGAGTGGAATGGGAATGATGCCAACATCAGGTGTTGATGGGCCTAATATGGGAATGTGGCCAGATCCTAGTATGGGGGGTGGATGGCCTGGTGAGGAGCATGGTGGTGGCAGAGCTGGGGAGTCTAGTTATGGTGAAGAAGCTGGTTCTGATCATCAATATGGTGAGGCTAGTCATGATAGAGGTGGGTGGCAGAATACCATGAAGGAGAAAGATAGAGGTTCAGAGAGGGACTGGTCTGGATCTTCTGACAGGAGGTATCGGGAAGATAGGGACCAAGGGTTTGACAGAGACATGCCGAGAGAAAAAGATGTGGGTCATGACCATGAATGGACTGAAAGAAGGCATCGTAATGATGTAGATGTTAATCGAGAGAGGGACAGAGAGCGTGACAGAGAGCGTGACAGGGGTCGAGAACGTTCTCGAGATCACGATCGTGAAAGGTACAGGGAAGATAGAGAAAGATATGCTGATCATCATAAATACAGAGATCGTGAAATGGTCCACCAGGATGAAACTGAGAGGGGGCGGTCAACAAGGACTCATAGTAAGGCACGCTTACCTGAAGATGATGACCGTCGTTCAAGATCTAGGGATCGCCGTTCAAGATCTAGGGATGTTGATTATGGGAAGAGGCGGCGGCTTACTTCTGAGTAACTCTTTCTTTTGGTTAGTTCCTTGAGAAAGAAAGAAATGTGAAAGAAACTTTTGGCCTGCCACGCTCGTAGGACTGTGTTTGGATCCTTGTTTCTTTAATGGCTGCGCTGCTTTCTCTTCCTTGCTTCTACATAACAGGAGTGCAATTTAAATCTTGTGTGGCCAAAGGTAAGCCTTTAAAGTTCTAATGAATTTTATGGCCTTCTTATAAACTTGAAGAGTATTCTTGTGTTTGCTTCCAAAATGCTCTATAAAGGTTTTCTTATGCTTTGATCATGACCGTTGTAGTTTGTGTCTTTCCTGTATAGTTATACCTCTGCTGTAGTTTATTTGTTTAAAGAGCATCACCTTGTTCTCATTCCATAGTGCTGTAACTCTGTAACTAGTAAAAGATATCAGTTATTCACTTATTTGACTTTACAGTTTTGGTGATCAATGCTGTGTTAAACAAATATAGTGTCTTACTAGCATTTTTAACAAAATAAATGTCATACTCAGATTTAACAATCAATGCACAGCCTTGGTTTCAAGTTTTTATGCTATATTTACATATGGGCGTAAGTATGATGCATAACTAGTTAACTACATTTTTGTTGTCGAAGTCTGAATGATATACTTCTCCACAAACTTTACAAGCATTCGTGTGGCTTGCTCAGAACTATTTTTGTGCTTGTTCAGAACTATTTCCTTGGAAAAGCTTTCGCCCTGTATCACTTTGGCTGTGCCACATCCTATTATAAGTGCTTATACTTGAGGAATTTGTTGTTTGGCTGCAAAAATCTACGAGCCTTCAAAAGTCCTTAGAAAGTGTTTGCCTGCCTCAAGAAAATGCTTTTGTACTTTTTACGTTTTCTTGCCACCTTGTCCAAAAGTAGGACTAGCATGGCAATCTGAAGTATTTTGAAGTCTTTGAATTAGAACCTTGTTTCATATATAATGGTAAAGAAATGGGGATCTACTACTCAACTCATAACCTAATAGAAGGGGAGTAAAACCCAAATATGAACCAAGCAGTTGGAAGTGTTTCTTAAAAAACCAAGCAGGTCTGAATCTCACTAGGGCACTTTGGGCTTTTTACAAAGTTTTAACCCATTTAGAATCCTAAACAGCTGCATCTTAGTACTGTTTCCTGTGTTGACATGACCGTATGCAGTAAAGGTGATCAATTACATTTGGTAATCCACAACCGTCCTGGTTCATTGTGTTAGATTATCAATTACAGGTTTAGGTCCGCATGTTCAGACACTGTTCCACCTCTTCAATAACTCAAAATGTGCTTTTCATGTTATTTAGGTTCTATGAAAGGGGTCCTGCGTAATGTTGTAAGACTTGTAACTACAAACCTGGATGGTTTGTTGGGGATTTGTTTGCAGAACCTGTCTACATGAATTTATGTTTTGACTTGCATGGAAAACTGAAATTTTAGTAATATGAAATGTGTAATATTTTTTTCGAATTTTTTTTTCTTTCCAAATGCATAGAAGTAGGGTTCACATGCATCTGAGATCAGAAAAAGACCAATGTGGTCATAGCTTAACTTAATCACAATTTTAGATCAATAAAATTTTGACTTTTGGTTGAGATGAATGTGGTCGCCTCTCCTCTCAATAATCAAAATGGTGGCTGCTAAGATGATTTCTTTATATGTTTATTATTCTATACTGTTTTCTCATGTTCTCTGGGATTTGAACAGCCTCATGGTATTTGCCTTGCTATCTGCTATAGTTTCCTACCTCCTAAAGATTCTAAATTTAGTAGAGGCCCCAGCTTCTAATGTTGGTCCGAAGTGGGTCAGGGAATTTTTTGTCAATCTAGATAGTTCTTGGTCCTCACTCAGTAGGAGAGTTAGGAATCTGTCCGTTATTTTTTGTGCAGCTTCTTACGGCAAATGATTTGTTTACATAGTATTTAAGCAACTTGATTTAGATCCTTGGACAAACATAGTTGTCTTTGCATGACACCTCATCTAACTTCTTGTGTCCTCGGTTGTAAAATTTCACTGAAACGAATTGCTTATTAATTCTAATGATTTTGCTTCATATTTAGTGTTAGGTGTAGGTGCTTCTGGTAATTTGGTCTTACATTGTACTAAAGGTTCTGCATTACATGTAATTTTATTGATTGTGTTACTACTGTTTACCTCTCTTATTTTGCTTATTAAGATGCTCCCTTCCCCTAGATTGTGTCGGTTTATATTTCATACATTTGTGATCCATCCTTGCATTTTGAAGATATGTTATGTTAATACATATTAGTGGTTATCCTCTGTTGCATTCTTGTTTATTTTCATTTTTGTTTTGGTGTTCTTTTTCTAGTTTCGTCTCTTCATGTTTCTTTTAATGTGTTTGCAGAGGTATGCTGGCATGCTTA
The window above is part of the Fragaria vesca subsp. vesca linkage group LG2, FraVesHawaii_1.0, whole genome shotgun sequence genome. Proteins encoded here:
- the LOC101300984 gene encoding uncharacterized protein LOC101300984; amino-acid sequence: MDDGDGADHMDQFHRNEAISAVADDGFLAEEDDDYEDLYNDVNVGEGFYQSMRKNEAAVAEEKKVDLPEVSAAQLHQGAPIPSSGGGAGFGNQNLGFRGNEMKGPVGGGGGMRIELGQASSKLNEFEQQSGAQGMGAQQQQLQPQSQPPQQQLHGGGAAGNVGNEGFLRQPGGVGGGNVNGVGGNSGPGGGFGGGAAGGATLYVGDLHWWTTDAELEAELCKYGQVKEVKFYEEKASGKSKGYCQVDFYDSAAAMACKEGMHGHLLNGRPCVVAITTPYSVKRMGEAQVNRNQQVSQTAQVQPRRGPNDAAGNKAGGSAITTGGNYQGGDNNNRGYGRANWGRGNSQGMGGRGPGGPMRNRGGMSGRGIMGNGGNGFGQGIGATPPLIHPQSMMGQGFDPAFGAPMGRMGSYGGFPGAPQPPFSGMMSSFPPVGGVGLPGVAPHVNPAFFGRMPMSGMGMMPTSGVDGPNMGMWPDPSMGGGWPGEEHGGGRAGESSYGEEAGSDHQYGEASHDRGGWQNTMKEKDRGSERDWSGSSDRRYREDRDQGFDRDMPREKDVGHDHEWTERRHRNDVDVNRERDRERDRERDRGRERSRDHDRERYREDRERYADHHKYRDREMVHQDETERGRSTRTHSKARLPEDDDRRSRSRDRRSRSRDVDYGKRRRLTSE